In Mytilus edulis unplaced genomic scaffold, xbMytEdul2.2 SCAFFOLD_1794, whole genome shotgun sequence, the DNA window CGTATTCATAAACcttcagaaatataaattctcaaataaatacaagagtaagagtaaggaagttaattaaaaagaaagccagatattaaaaaaaaaggggggggggggataacgagagagagagaaaatagttgcggatcaggatcagggaaaacaagaaaacggttgaaaaattcatgaacattacagaaaagaatagaagtgggagcaagctttgatttcaagatttagcttaaaacgatgtacaacaaatctaagattctttttgaaaaatgttggtggccctgaaaagggccgttgttgaTATTAGCCgggtggctgtttaacctccgaatccgtacaaggtacgtccttgacgtttcaaagcgtagacaacatccatggcagtgacagtcttcctcttggcgtgctctgtgtatgtgacagcatcacggatgacattttccaagaaAACTTTAAGGACACCGCGGGTTTCCTCATAGATGAGTCCAGATATACGTTTTactccacctcttcttgctaaacgacggatggctggcttggtgataccttggatgttatcacgcaacaccttcctgtgacgcttggcgcctccttttcctagacctttacctccttttcctctgcctgacatgtttaactatttgtggtgattagttaaataatactttccgtctaacagcgactctttatatatcaccaacgcggccgtaaaagaagtatcacacattttcagttaactgttgtctgattggcttacgttgttttattccgggaggtaactccgtactgccttaaactgtgtacactttcaatccactttttcattctaggtctgaaaaatataataattcatatcagacagtaaatttttaagaaaaaactattattgaacagaaaaaaactttcaatcggaataaaaatgactgaaggagacaaaaaaaaagttccaaaatgtggaaaagttttcattttaagatagaaaagtatgataaataaatgataaatgaaaatcactttagacagtcaaaattataaagataattatttgctttctctgaacagatattttcattcaatgtcaatacacatttcaacttaatggaatggaatttagttgggaaaaaaaaaacctcacagacatatctaggaatactggttatctatttgtctacttgatgtacccagaaattggatacatcacaggattttacatgcttgcagttttctacctgtctttcataactcaacatcatctgtcaaagctgtgcttgccatccatcaaagatctgctgcaggtacttcagatcataaatgagagaatgtatgaataaaactgttattgttattactattaaagatttttttcttttaggtaTTACAGTGAAGAAAAGAGATGCCCCTGACTGCGGGTAAAACTTCTTATGTGTGCATCTtcctttcagttttatttttaaacgccattctatatttatccacagtatgacgatgacaatttcatcagccaatccaataaaaatgttaatgcgcACACATGTACTTACTATTCTGAAGACATCTTTTagccagaaaagtttataataagtctgaaaactactttttatcatataaaaaagcttataagtgcaagatatatgcttacatggacttcctacagtgaaattttgtggggactacttggacccgtaccgaaattatattaatttaaatagaaatttcatgattttgtaaactagcagcaagacaagactctaaagtggacaaaatatattactacatacatgataaaaattttctttacaattctgactgaaaaagagctctaaatttttgataaaagtaccctgtaatatcagcttttctaaaagaaatattcaaattaatgaattatacaAGATATTTACactctaacttaaaaaaaaaaaggttatattttggccagttggtggttctctttctttggtctagactcctggtgtaaataatacatcaaaagaagacaagacaaaacaagcgaagaaaagaaaagaacagaagaacagatagaaacattcatatgttgatcttttttttatataatgtactatttaatattctacacacaaggacatacatgtaccatgataaacaaacacccccctttttttttgtgatgagacttgtgtgtatatatttcataaaatttattttttgtctatgtattgctttgcatatagatggattcaacaagaagaaataaaagagagagagagatggggaaaagaggggttcagctatgtttctaattttcatgtacaacaatttatagattctttttgaaaaatattggtggccctgaaaagggccgttatgttttggtgaaaaaaatcacacttcttaagcacgttctccacggattcttcgGGCCAATTGGATATCCTTTGGCATGATGGTTACTCTCTTGGCGTGAATTGCGCACAAGTTGGTATCCTCGAAGAGACCGACCAAGTAGGCTTCGCTGGCTTCCTGTAGGGCCATGACGGCTGAACTCTGGAATCGGAGATCAGTTTTGAAGTCCTGGGCGATTTCAcggactaatctctggaaggggagtttcctgatgaggagctctgtgctcttctggtatctcctgatttctcggagagcgactgttcctggcctgtatctatgtggtttcttgactccaccggttgcaggtgcgctcttacgggcggccttggtggcaagttgttttcttggagctttaccTCCGGTGGATTTACGTGCAGTTTGCTTTGTTCGTGCCATGATTATTAGCTCTGTGGACGATTTGCTACAGaaagaatacttgaaaatttcggtGAATGTGTTTTTGTGCTTGCCGGGAGGATTGAAATCACGGTGACGATTGGATCACCACTTACATAAAGCTGGCGTTGATTGGTCCGCATATCTTAAATCTGATTGGACTGATTTGTAAGGGACTTTGACAGTTTTCAatccattttttactgaaaaactgctcaacccaagctgacagtaaaaatgccccctttttttcattcaaaattacaGTTTCTGATCATCAATCATTGCTCAACAATAGTAAATTAGTGTCACGGTTTCAATATGAtaaatctgaagaagaaaaaaataataatgaaaaaaggtcaaaatacatgcagaaacattaaggaaaggaaagaaaaataaaacaggaaaaaataaaaataaaatgcagtttgaACACTAACAAAGCGAAATCTAAtgcaaaaacagaaacaaatggaattacacattcccgacatgacattgtacggatcggctgagtttctttattgttgtattatgtcatatttatgtatatttaatataaaaaaagaagatgtggtatgattttcgtTTGGGCTTGGCACATTTGTCACATTGTCTGATTGTCGGTGTGCTTACATCGATTCCACATCtttaatacacaaacaataaataaataaataaataaataaataaataaataaagacagaaagacagagagagagagagagatagatagagagagagagagagagagagagagagagagagagagagagagagagagagagagagagagagagagagagagagagagagagagagatgctgaaaaaaatggaaaaaggaaaagaatggaaagtacatatcatatataaaagtgttGACGAAAGAGATACtgttaacaaaaactataaataaattataataataaaaaaacacacaccttCTCAGATGAATCTAAGCATGCTCGCATCAATAACCAAGAGAGAGAAAGAAGAGAGCAgactagtattaaatataaatactatcagTGTTTTTTTTCCCCCGACAAACTTTATATGATTTAACTGAGCTACTAGTGGGTTCAAAGAGTCAGAAAGTACGACAATAAATGTTCTGATGAAGAAGACTGAAAAAGTTACTAgacttagtgttatgctataagaactgtacttaaaatgggatgcgttagagagagaagaaaagaaGAATCACGGAAGAAGGGACAtctatattttagacattttttatttgttatgtagtagaatatattttttttaattatgtatggggaataaagtattactaagatgtacaacaattttagactctttttgaaaaatattggtggccctgaaaagggccgttgttaagtgagtaatctgatatatccactttttacttggcagctttctgggtcttctttggtagaagtacagcctggatgtttggtagaacacctccctgggcaatggtgacaccagacaagagtttgttcaactcttcgtcgtttctgatggccaactggagatgacggggaatgattctgctcttcttgttgtcacgagcggcgtttcctgccaactccaatacttcagctgctaagtattctaGGACAGCTGCGAGGTACACTGGTGcaccggcaccaactctctcggcatagtttcctttcctcaaaagtctgtggatacgaccgactgggaactgaagtccggcacgggatgacctagactttgcctttgcttttgcttttcctccttttcctcgtcctgacattttgttctatttggttgatcgacactgagtaaagtgatacaatttttctttaaaatttagcttatatacccactaaacggattgaacgatgtttttattatacaccAATCAGAACGAAGCTCTCTGCGGGCAGTTAGGCTACCGAACATTCAACATGTTATGGGTGCTCTCTCCGAGGTTCGCGTTCAAGaaaatctttcaatccgttttgcccagtatataaacaaattgaaaataatttttcaccattacttatttgattatcaaaccagtaacatgccacccaaagtaggaactaaaggagccaagaaggccgtcaccaaggcaaagactgccagacccggcggtgacaagaaaaggaggaggaagagacgtgaatcctatgctatctacatctacaaagtcttgagacaagtTCACCCCGACACCGGAGTGTCCTCAAAGGCAATGTCCATCATGAACAGCTTCGTCAACGATATATTCGAGAGAATCGCAGCAGAGGCTTCCCGATTGGCACACTACAACaaaagatctaccatcacatcccgggagatccagaccgctgtccgtcttctcttacccggagaattggccaagcacgctgtcagtgaaggtaccaaagccgtcaccaaatacaccagcagcaagtaaacagtctgaagtttataacttcacaaacggcccttttcagggccaccaacatttttcaaaaagaatttacatttgttgtacatcatgtcaaacttctaaacaaagctataaatcccaacccccagctataactactttcaaactatttcaatagtatatggttacttttctcttctttctatctgtataacaaatatacgtgtatttcactcattctgtagtatttaatttgtcaaaactgcaaagcgtaaatacataaatcatgaagaacaaaacagtgctttcattccaattaatagagttgataaatttacgatttcttttgcttttcgggagaaaaaaaatattgcgagaATTATTTTACACGGAAACAAGAACATTACCTAATCTTAAACCACGCAAAAACtttataattgaatataacagaatctacagattttgtgtgtaaaagtccgtgcatttgttttgaaattttctctctTCATGTAGGCAAATGCACGGACTTGTTGATCTTTGAACGTATTCATAAACcttcagaaatataaattctcaaataaatacaagagtaagagtaaggaagttaattaaaaagaaagccagatattaaaaaaaaagggggggggggggataacgagagagagagaaaatagttgcggatcaggatcagggaaaacaagaaaacggttgaaaaattcatgaacattacagaaaagaatagaagtgggagcaagctttgatttcaagatttagcttaaaacgatgtacaacaaatctaagattctttttgaaaaatgttggtggccctgaaaagggccgttgttgaTATTAGCCgggtggctgtttaacctccgaatccgtacaaggtacgtccttgacgtttcaaagcgtagacaacatccatggcagtgacagtcttcctcttggcgtgctctgtgtatgtgacagcatcacggatgacattttccaagaaAACTTTAAGGACACCGCGGGTTTCCTCATAGATGAGTCCAGATATACGTTTTactccacctcttcttgctaaacgacggatggctggcttggtgataccttggatgttatcacgcaacaccttcctgtgacgcttggcgcctccttttcctagacctttacctccttttcctctgcctgacatgtttaactatttgtggtgattagttaaataatactttccgtctaacagcgactctttatatatcaccaacgcggccgtaaaagaagtatcacacattttcagttaactgttgtctgattggcttacgttgttttattccgggaggtaactccgtactgccttaaactgtgtacactttcaatccactttttcattctaggtctgaaaaatataataattcatatcagacagtaaatttttaagaaaaaactattattgaacagaaaaaaactttcaatcggaataaaaatgactgaaggagacaaaaaaaaagttccaaaatgtggaaaagttttcattttaagatagaaaagtatgataaataaatgataaatgaaaatcactttagacagtcaaaattataaagataattatttgctttctctgaacagatattttcattcaatgtcaatacacatttcaacttaatggaatggaatttagttgggaaaaaaaaaacctcacagacatatctaggaatactggttatctatttgtctacttgatgtacccagaaattggatacatcacaggattttacatgcttgcagttttctacctgtctttcataactcaacatcatctgtcaaagctgtgcttgccatccatcaaagatctgctgcaggtacttcagatcataaatgagagaatgtatgaataaaactgttattgttattactattaaagatttttttcttttaggtaTTACAGTGAAGAAAAGAGATGCCCCTGACTGCGGGTAAAACTTCTTATGTGTGCATCTtcctttcagttttatttttaaacgccattctatatttatccacagtatgacgatgacaatttcatcagccaatccaataaaaatgttaatgcgcACACATGTACTTACTATTCTGAAGACATCTTTTagccagaaaagtttataataagtctgaaaactactttttatcatataaaaaagcttataagtgcaagatatatgcttacatggacttcctacagtgaaattttgtggggactacttggacccgtaccgaaattatattaatttaaatagaaatttcatgattttgtaaactagcagcaagacaagactctaaagtggacaaaatatattactacatacatgataaaaattttctttacaattctgactgaaaaagagctctaaatttttgataaaagtaccctgtaatatcagcttttctaaaagaaatattcaaattaatgaattatacaAGATATTTACactctaacttaaaaaaaaaaaggttatattttggccagttggtggttctctttctttggtctagactcctggtgtaaataatacatcaaaagaagacaagacaaaacaagcgaagaaaagaaaagaacagaagaacagatagaaacattcatatgttgatcttttttttatataatgtactatttaatattctacacacaaggacatacatgtaccatgataaacaaacaccccccttttttttgtgatgagacttgtgtgtatatatttcataaaatttattttttgtctatgtattgctttgcatatagatggattcaacaagaagaaataaaagagagagagagatggggaaaagaggggttcagctatgtttctaattttcatgtacaacaatttatagattctttttgaaaaatattggtggccctgaaaagggccgttatgttttggtgaaaaaaatcacacttcttaagcacgttctccacggattcttcgGGCCAATTGGATATCCTTTGGCATGATGGTTACTCTCTTGGCGTGAATTGCGCACAAGTTGGTATCCTCGAAGAGACCGACCAAGTAGGCTTCGCTGGCTTCCTGTAGGGCCATGACGGCTGAACTCTGGAATCGGAGATCAGTTTTGAAGTCCTGGGCGATTTCAcggactaatctctggaaggggagtttcctgatgaggagctctgtgctcttctggtatctcctgatttctcggagagcgactgttcctggcctgtatctatgtggtttcttgactccaccggttgcaggtgcgctcttacgggcggccttggtggcaagttgttttcttggagctttaccTCCGGTGGATTTACGTGCAGTTTGCTTTGTTCGTGCCATGATTATTAGCTCTGTGGACGATTTGCTACAGaaagaatacttgaaaatttcggtGAATGTGTTTTTGTGCTTGCCGGGAGGATTGAAATCACGGTGACGATTGGATCACCACTTACATAAAGCTGGCGTTGATTGGTCCGCATATCTTAAATCTGATTGGACTGATTTGTAAGGGACTTTGACAGTTTTCAatccattttttactgaaaaactgctcaacccaagctgacagtaaaaatgccccctttttttcattcaaaattacaGTTTCTGATCATCAATCATTGCTCAACAATAGTAAATTAGTGTCACGGTTTCAATATGAtaaatctgaagaagaaaaaaataataatgaaaaaaggtcaaaatacatgcagaaacattaaggaaaggaaagaaaaataaaacaggaaaaaataaaaataaaatgcagtttgaACACTAACAAAGCGAAATCTAAtgcaaaaacagaaacaaatggaattacacattcccgacatgacattgtacggatcggctgagtttctttattgttgtattatgtcatatttatgtatatttaatataaaaaaagaagatgtggtatgattttcgtTTGGGCTTGGCACATTTGTCACATTGTCTGATTGTCGGTGTGCTTACATCGATTCCACATCtttaatacacaaacaataaataaataaataaataaataaataaataaataaagacagaaagacagagagagagagagagatagatagagagagagagagagagagagagagagagagagagagagagagagagagagagagagagagagagagagagagagagagagagagagagagagagagagagagagagagagagatgctgaaaaaaatggaaaaaggaaaagaatggaaagtacatatcatatataaaagtgttGACGAAAGAGATACtgttaacaaaaactataaataaattataataataaaaaaacacacaccttCTCAGATGAATCTAAGCATGCTCGCATCAATAACCAAGAGAGAGAAAGAAGAGAGCAgactagtattaaatataaatactatcagTGTTTTTTTTCCCCCGACAAACTTTATATGATTTAACTGAGCTACTAGTGGGTTC includes these proteins:
- the LOC139509350 gene encoding histone H4, coding for MSGRGKGGKGLGKGGAKRHRKVLRDNIQGITKPAIRRLARRGGVKRISGLIYEETRGVLKVFLENVIRDAVTYTEHAKRKTVTAMDVVYALKRQGRTLYGFGG
- the LOC139509345 gene encoding histone H3; protein product: MARTKQTARKSTGGKAPRKQLATKAARKSAPATGGVKKPHRYRPGTVALREIRRYQKSTELLIRKLPFQRLVREIAQDFKTDLRFQSSAVMALQEASEAYLVGLFEDTNLCAIHAKRVTIMPKDIQLARRIRGERA